One window of Aliarcobacter lanthieri genomic DNA carries:
- a CDS encoding type II secretion system protein GspD gives MIGVLKAFLIFFILTNVYSSDKININFSNLNINEFIKITSKILNKDILISENLDMKVNFISNRSLNKYELLNILKITLDDNGYILEDMGSFFRVGKIKEQKRESYSTKIYELKNVDGENILKILTTLVDKNIFENEHSKPVVTLDSESNSIILMGVETELNKLITFLDDIDKQKAQVYIQAKIIEVNNELVNKIGLSYGILKANSSSDGILAISTNLNGGSNALDNAISLLGIDIKNLNLKSGIALGASLNLLRQQGAVDIVSEPSILAINNKESFIYVGEKISVQTSSSITDGGTERTNYQREDVGLTLKVKPRVASDEKVSLEISALLEGVKLRSVGVGDNPDTHKKEINTTAILNNGESVIIGGLIENKSENVEEKIPVLGDIPVVGNLFKNETNINRKNNLVIIVTPYLVPKNKDLTYIRDKLTELKNLEDRYLEESLKYLDKSEKVVVLDKEDKIDSKSLHEKRIKEFFEQHSNNGF, from the coding sequence AATCTAAATATAAACGAATTTATAAAAATTACTTCTAAAATACTTAATAAAGACATATTAATATCTGAAAATCTTGATATGAAAGTAAATTTTATCTCAAATAGAAGTTTGAATAAATATGAACTTTTAAATATTTTAAAAATCACTTTAGATGATAATGGGTATATTTTAGAAGACATGGGAAGTTTTTTTAGAGTAGGAAAGATTAAAGAGCAAAAAAGAGAGTCTTATTCAACAAAAATATATGAATTAAAAAATGTTGATGGTGAGAATATATTAAAGATATTAACAACTTTAGTAGATAAAAATATTTTTGAAAATGAACATTCAAAACCAGTTGTCACTTTAGATAGTGAATCTAACTCAATAATTTTAATGGGAGTTGAAACTGAATTAAATAAACTTATAACTTTTTTAGATGATATAGATAAACAAAAAGCTCAAGTATATATTCAAGCTAAAATTATAGAAGTAAATAATGAACTTGTCAATAAAATAGGTCTATCTTATGGTATTTTAAAAGCCAATTCTTCAAGTGATGGAATTTTAGCTATTTCTACAAATTTAAATGGTGGTTCAAATGCATTAGATAATGCAATATCATTGCTTGGAATAGATATAAAAAATTTAAATTTAAAATCTGGAATAGCTTTAGGTGCTAGTTTAAATTTATTAAGGCAACAAGGGGCTGTTGATATAGTTTCAGAACCATCAATTTTAGCTATCAATAATAAAGAAAGTTTTATCTATGTTGGAGAAAAAATATCTGTTCAAACTTCAAGTAGCATAACAGATGGAGGGACAGAAAGAACAAATTATCAAAGAGAAGATGTTGGACTTACTTTAAAAGTAAAACCAAGAGTTGCAAGTGATGAAAAAGTATCATTAGAAATAAGTGCTTTACTTGAAGGTGTAAAATTAAGATCAGTTGGAGTAGGGGATAATCCTGATACTCACAAAAAAGAGATAAATACAACAGCTATATTAAATAATGGTGAGAGTGTAATAATTGGTGGATTAATAGAAAATAAAAGTGAGAATGTAGAAGAAAAAATTCCAGTTTTAGGTGATATTCCAGTTGTTGGTAATCTTTTCAAAAATGAAACAAATATAAATAGAAAAAATAATTTAGTTATTATTGTGACTCCTTATCTAGTTCCAAAAAATAAAGATTTAACATACATAAGAGATAAATTAACCGAACTTAAAAACTTAGAAGATAGGTATTTAGAAGAGTCTTTAAAATATTTAGATAAAAGTGAAAAAGTTGTTGTACTAGATAAAGAAGATAAGATAGACTCAAAATCTTTACATGAAAAACGAATAAAAGAGTTTTTTGAACAGCACTCAAACAATGGTTTTTAG